The DNA window TTTATTTAAAAAGTTCTTTAAATTTTAAATTAAAAAAGGAAGGAGGTTTTAATGGCAGATTTGGATTTTTATGGTTTGTTTTCTTCCTTATCGGAGGAAGAAAAATTAATCAAAGAAACCGCGAGAAAATTCACAAATAATCCGGAACTCATCGCGGCGCTTCTTGAATGCAATATAAATGAAACAGGTTTTCCGCGAACATATTTCAAGAAAATAGGCGCTTTGGGATTTTTAGGAGCGGATATTAAAGAATATGGCTGCGCGGGATTAAGCGGCCGCGAGTACGGCTTGCTGATGCAGGAGCTTGAACGAAGAGACAGCGCTTTAAGAAGCGCGGTTTCCGTGCAAGGAGCGTTGGCGATGCGCGCGATTTATGATTTTGGTTCGGATTTCCAAAAAGAAAAATGGCTTCCGTCCTTGCGGAATGGAGAAACCATCGGCTGTTTCGGATTAACCGAACCTTACGGCGGGTCAAATCCGGCCGGATTGCAGACTAAAGCGGAACTTAAAGGCGATATTTATATTATCAATGGTTCAAAAACATGGATTACCAACGGGTCAATCGCCGATATTTCGATAATTTGGGCGCAAACTTCCGAAGGAACCAAGGGAATCAGGGGATTTTTGATAGAAAAAGAAACAGCGGGTTTTTCAACGGCTTTTATCCGGGGAAAAGGAAGTTTAAGAGCATCAACCGTCTCACAATTATTTTTTGATAATTGTGAAATCCCGAAAGAAAATTTATTGCCAAAAACGGAAATCGGCTTGAAAGCGGCGATGTTTTGTTTAGACCATGCTCGTTACGGGATAGCGTGGGGAGCGCTGGGAGCGGCGATTGCTTGTTATGAAACCGCGCTGGAATTCGCGCAAAATCGCCGGCCGTTCAATAAACCGATTGCTTCTTATCAAATCATCCAAGAAAAACTTTCAGGAATGGTAAAAGAAATCACCAAAGCACAGCTTTTATGCTTTGAACTCGCTCGTTTAAAAGATAAAGGAGCGTTAAAAGACGAACAAATTTCATTGGCAAAATGGAATAATGTCAATGTTGCTCTGGAAATCGCCCGGGAAGCGAGAAATATTTTAGGAGCGGACGGCATTTCCTACGAATATCCGGTCTGGGCTCATATGGCGAATTTAGAAGCCGTAAAAACATACGAAGGAACCGAAGAAATTCACACCCTCATAATCGGCTCTAAAATCACCGGCATTTCAACTTTTAAATAACGATTCAAAAAAATAAACAAAGCGGCGTAAATTATCACGCCGCTTTTTTATTGCCAGCCGCCTTTTTCTAAGGTAAATTTAAATTGATATGTCATCTCCGATTGAACAAATAAAATCGCGATTGAACGTGGTGGATGTAATCCAATCCTATATCAAACTGCAAAAAGCCGGTTCTAATTTTAAAGCCAACTGCCCTTTTCATAATGAAAAAACTCCTTCTTTTTTTGTTTCGCCGGCGCGCGAAGTTTGGCATTGTTTTGGCTGCGGCGCCGGCGGCGATCTGATAGAATTTGTTAAAAAAATTGAAGGAGTGGAATTTCCGGAAACGCTTCAGATGCTGGCGGATCGCGCGGGCATTGAACTTAAAAAAGAAGATCCCCGCTTCCGTTCGGAAAAAACGCGCCTTTTTAAATTAATGGAAGCCGCCGCCGGTTTTTACGAGTCCCGGCTTGAAGAAAATAACGCGGCGCGAGAATATCTGGCGGGACGCGGTTTAAAACCGGAAACGATTAAAAATTTTCGCGTTGGCTATGCGCCCGACGCATGGAAAGAAACAGTTGACCATCTCTATGTTTGCGGCTTTACGGACGAAGAAATAAAAAAAGCGGGGCTGGGCATTCCGTCGCCGCGCGACGGCAAAGTTTATGACCGTTTTCGCGGCCGGATAATGTTTCCCATTAATGATTTTTCCGGACGAATAATCGGTTTTTCCGGGCGGCTTGTTCCTTTTGCCGCGAAGACAATAAAAAATAAAGACGGCGCGGAACCGGCAAAATACATTAACACGCCGCAAACCGCTTTATACGACAAGTCGCGCGCGCTCTACGGTTTTGACAAGGCAAAACTTATAATCCGCAAAGAAGACGCCTGTATTATTGTGGAAGGGCAAATGGATGTGGTAATGGCGCATCAGGCGGGAGTGAAAAATGTCGTGGGTATTTCCGGAACTGCCCTGACCGAATGGCAATATCAAGCCATCTCGCGCCTCGCCAGCCGTTTAATTATTTCTTTGGATAAAGATCTGGCGGGAATCGCGGCGGCCAAGAAAAGCGCGGACCTGAAATTGAATATTATGAAACAGAAAGGTCCGGTATCTTTGCGGAGCGGAAAAATTATGGTTTTAGATTTCGGAACAGCCAAAGACGCCGCCGAATTGATCGTAAAAGAAGGCGCGGAAAAACTGCAAGAAACGGTTAAAAACGCCAAAAATATCGTCCAATATTTTATTGACATTATTTCCGAAAACAATCCGACTGATGAAGCGTTAAGGAGCGACATAAATAATTTTCTTTTGCCGCTGTTGGCAAATTTAGACAATGAAATAGAAATTTCCGACTGGACCAGAAAAATTTCAAGAAAATTTGATATTAAAGAAGAAGCAATTTGGAACGAAATAAAAAAGATTAAATCAACGGCGGATGATTTTTCGCCGCCGTTGCCAAAATTATTCGCGGGAACCAACGATGTTAAAACGCGCCAACGGCTTCTGGAAGAACGGATTATCGGATTGGCTTTTTGGAAAAAAGAAAAAGCGTTGGCAGAAATTTTGGAAGACCGCGGCAACAAATTTTTTTCCGGCGAACTGAAACCGCTGATTAAATTCACCGTTGAAGAAATAATCCAATTTCCCGACGAACACCGGCTATATCTGAACCGGCTGGCTTTGGAAACGGAATTATTGTATGGTGATAAAAATATTGATTATTTGAATGAAATCAAAGATTTATTTCTAAATTTGGAACGCGAACACTTCAAGCATCACCGCGCTTCTTTGGCGATTGATATTCAAAAAGCTGAAAAAAACAACGATCAAAAAAATCTTCACCGCTTGATCGGCGAATTTAACGAATTATCAAAAAAATTGCTTTAAATTTAAAATACAAACGCTATGGCAAAAAAACAAAGAAAAAAAACCGCCAAGCTGAAAAAGAAAACTGCCTTCAAACCGGCGCGCCGCAAAAAACTCGCCGCGAAAAAATCCGCTTCTAAAAAACGGCGCGCAAAAAAATTTCACTTTTCCAAAGCAAAAACCGCGGCCCGCGTTTCTAAAAAAGATTTTTCCGAAGAAAAAGTCAAAGAATTGATGCAGAAAGCGCGCCTTAAAGGTTTTATCACTTACGCGGAAATTTTAACCGTTTTCCCGCGCATTGAGCATAATGTGATTTTTTTGGAAGATCTTTACGCGCGATTTCAGGACGCGGGCATTGATATTTTGGAAGGCGTTGATCTTTTGGAAATTGAAGGTGAAAAATTAAAAAAAGGAAAAAAAGAACCGAAAGAGCGCCATCCTGATTCCATTCAAACCTATTTGCGGGAAATCGGAGTTATTCCTTTGCTTAAAACTGACGAAGAACGCGAATTGGCGAAGAGAATTGAGAAAGGCGATCCGGACGCCAAAAATAAACTAATTCAAGCCAATCTTCGTTTGGTAGTTTCTATCGCCAAAAGATATATTGGCCGCACTCCCAATCTTACTTTGCTTGATTTAATCCAGGAAGGAAATATCGGGCTT is part of the Candidatus Niyogibacteria bacterium genome and encodes:
- a CDS encoding DNA primase — its product is MSSPIEQIKSRLNVVDVIQSYIKLQKAGSNFKANCPFHNEKTPSFFVSPAREVWHCFGCGAGGDLIEFVKKIEGVEFPETLQMLADRAGIELKKEDPRFRSEKTRLFKLMEAAAGFYESRLEENNAAREYLAGRGLKPETIKNFRVGYAPDAWKETVDHLYVCGFTDEEIKKAGLGIPSPRDGKVYDRFRGRIMFPINDFSGRIIGFSGRLVPFAAKTIKNKDGAEPAKYINTPQTALYDKSRALYGFDKAKLIIRKEDACIIVEGQMDVVMAHQAGVKNVVGISGTALTEWQYQAISRLASRLIISLDKDLAGIAAAKKSADLKLNIMKQKGPVSLRSGKIMVLDFGTAKDAAELIVKEGAEKLQETVKNAKNIVQYFIDIISENNPTDEALRSDINNFLLPLLANLDNEIEISDWTRKISRKFDIKEEAIWNEIKKIKSTADDFSPPLPKLFAGTNDVKTRQRLLEERIIGLAFWKKEKALAEILEDRGNKFFSGELKPLIKFTVEEIIQFPDEHRLYLNRLALETELLYGDKNIDYLNEIKDLFLNLEREHFKHHRASLAIDIQKAEKNNDQKNLHRLIGEFNELSKKLL
- a CDS encoding acyl-CoA dehydrogenase family protein is translated as MADLDFYGLFSSLSEEEKLIKETARKFTNNPELIAALLECNINETGFPRTYFKKIGALGFLGADIKEYGCAGLSGREYGLLMQELERRDSALRSAVSVQGALAMRAIYDFGSDFQKEKWLPSLRNGETIGCFGLTEPYGGSNPAGLQTKAELKGDIYIINGSKTWITNGSIADISIIWAQTSEGTKGIRGFLIEKETAGFSTAFIRGKGSLRASTVSQLFFDNCEIPKENLLPKTEIGLKAAMFCLDHARYGIAWGALGAAIACYETALEFAQNRRPFNKPIASYQIIQEKLSGMVKEITKAQLLCFELARLKDKGALKDEQISLAKWNNVNVALEIAREARNILGADGISYEYPVWAHMANLEAVKTYEGTEEIHTLIIGSKITGISTFK
- a CDS encoding sigma-70 family RNA polymerase sigma factor, whose product is MAKKQRKKTAKLKKKTAFKPARRKKLAAKKSASKKRRAKKFHFSKAKTAARVSKKDFSEEKVKELMQKARLKGFITYAEILTVFPRIEHNVIFLEDLYARFQDAGIDILEGVDLLEIEGEKLKKGKKEPKERHPDSIQTYLREIGVIPLLKTDEERELAKRIEKGDPDAKNKLIQANLRLVVSIAKRYIGRTPNLTLLDLIQEGNIGLFRAVEKFDWHKGFKFSTYATWWIRQAITRAIADQGKTIRIPVHMVETISKYRQALRRLSQDLGRDPLPDEIAAEMGVEVEKIHHIQRISQDTISVDTPIGEDDEDSTLGEFIPDEKMISPEQGAAHKLLKDQIKEILVDLFPREQKILKMRFGLDDGVYHTLEEVGKVFGVTRERIRQIEAKALEKIRQHAKAYKLKGY